The Bombus terrestris chromosome 9, iyBomTerr1.2, whole genome shotgun sequence genome contains a region encoding:
- the LOC100646546 gene encoding uncharacterized protein LOC100646546, which produces MSFRLLFFSTIIVGFMAIEIPPYIHICGMKNPNLDDCITKSVDGIAKKLAAGIPELNVPPTDPMLIGDMVLIDTANFKATGSNVTLTGILTYHINRLHLDLEKQQVDIDLDLDEAKIDGNYNISIRILIPINGKGPLTFTTNNANAKIKMLYNLVEHAGKQYVYFSSLTTHLDIKDYTIKYEPENFDETLRDAFREAIGHNNREILEMTRPNLEKAISQRCLEISNKICKHFPYDELLPDRE; this is translated from the exons ATGTCGTTCAGGCTGCTTTTCTTTTCGACGATTATTGTTGGATTTATGGCAATTGAAATTC CtccatacatacatatttgcgGCATGAAAAATCCGAATCTCGATGACTGCATCACGAAGAGCGTGGATGGTATAGCCAAGAAACTCGCCGCTGGTATACCAGAGTTGAATGTTCCACCAACAGACCCAATGTTAATCGGGGACATGGTACTTATTGATACCGCAAACTTTAAGGCCACTGGATCCAACGTCACGCTCACTGGCATATTGACGTATCATATAAATAGGCTGCACTTAGATCTCGAGAAGCAGCAAGTAGACATCGATCTGGATTTGGATGAAGCTAAAATAGATGGCAATTACAATATTAGCATTAGGATCTTGATCCCTATAAATGGAAAAGGACCTCTCACCTTTACCACAA ATAACGCAAACGCAAAGATAAAAATGTTGTACAACCTGGTGGAACACGCTGGAAAACAGTACGTCTACTTCTCGTCATTGACCACGCACTTGGACATCAAGGATTATACTATCAAATACGAGCCGGAAAATTTCGACGAAACTCTGCGGGATGCGTTCAGAGAGGCGATTGGCCACAATAATCGGGAAATATTGGAAATGACCAGACCTAATTTAGAGAAAGCAATTTCCCAGAGATGCCTAGAAATATCTAACAAGATCTGCAAGCACTTCCCTTATGACGAACTTTTGCCCGATCGGGAGTAA
- the LOC100646667 gene encoding circadian clock-controlled protein daywake: MKTIVLAGLIVAIFCATFARELPDFIHVCKKNDPNLADCIKASVNNLKPKLKTGIPDYKIPSLEPLELKELVATTGGNIKLMLKNVIVHGASNFTLLRMKANLDTLNFVAELDLPNLLIEGNYDVDGRIILLQIRGSGPMTGDFTNCKALVKMQMQMSKRNDGENYLKLTDLKTKISVGGGKLNLQNLFGGDPVLGEAVNTAINSNFDSFLKEIKPSIESAISNTFTEIANGILQEFTYEILFPES, encoded by the exons ATGAAGACAATCGTACTAGCCGGATTGATCGTGGCGATTTTTTGCGCTACTTTCGCGCGCGAACTAC CCGATTTTATTCATGTTTGCAAGAAGAACGATCCGAACTTGGCCGATTGCATAAAGGCAAGTGTGAATAACCTTAAACCCAAATTAAAAACTGGAATACCAGATTATAAAATACCATCTTTGGAACCATTGGAATTGAAAGAATTGGTAGCCACGACAGGAGGAAACATCAAATTGATGCTGAAGAATGTCATCGTTCATGGCGCCAGTAACTTCACGTTATTGAGGATGAA AGCCAATTTGGATACCCTAAACTTCGTGGCCGAGCTAGACCTTCCAAATCTTCTTATCGAAGGAAATTACGACGTGGATGGACGAATAATCCTTCTTCAGATTCGAGGAAGCGGGCCGATGACTGGCGACTTTACAAATTGCAAGGCGTTGGTGAAAATGCAGATGCAGATGTCAAAGAGAAACGACGGTGAAAATTATCTGAAACTGACCGATCTTAAAACCAAAATCTCGGTAGGAGGTGGTAAACTGAATCTGCAAAATCTGTTCGGCGGTGATCCAGTTCTTGGCGAAGCTGTCAACACTGCCATCAACAGCAACTTCGACTCCTTTCTCAAAGAAATAAAGCCATCTATCGAGAGCGCAATCTCCAACACGTTCACAGAGATCGCAAACGGTATCCTGCAAGAGTTTACTTACGAGATACTTTTCCCAGAATCGTAA